A window from Gossypium raimondii isolate GPD5lz chromosome 7, ASM2569854v1, whole genome shotgun sequence encodes these proteins:
- the LOC105763430 gene encoding uncharacterized protein LOC105763430 — protein sequence MLTNKLPQKLKDLGSFTIPLSIGNQYVGKALCDLGASVNLMPMSVFKKLGIGEVRPTTITLQLAYRSFVNSEGTIEDVLIKVDKFIFPVDFIVFDCKDDKDVRIIFGRPFLVTGRTMIDVQKGELTMRVNDQQITFNVFKALKCVDDIEKCHAVNLLDSFVEVEFEKDTMIKSIVNQIQLILMMKSH from the coding sequence ATGTTGACAAATAAATTGCctcaaaagttgaaggacctAGGAAGCTTCACAATACCTTTATCAATTGGCAACCAATATGTTGGGAAGGCCTTGTGTGATTTAGGAGCGAGCGTAAATCTTATGCCCATGTCTGTGTTCAAAAAGCTAGGAAttggtgaagtaagacctaccaCTATAACCTTGCAATTAGCATATCGATCATTTGTAAACTCAGAAGGTACAATCGAGGATGTCCTGATAAAGgtagataaattcatttttcctgTTGATTTCATTGTGTTCGACTGTAAAGATGACAAAGATGTGCGTATTATTTTTGGTAGACCTTTCCTTGTAACAGGTAGGACTATGATTGATGTTCAAAAGGGAGAATTAACAATGAGGGTGAATGATCAACAGATcacttttaatgttttcaagGCTCTGAAATGTGTTGATGATATTGAAAAGTGTCATGCTGTCAACTTGTTAGATTCTTTTGTGGAAGTGGAATTTGAGAAAGATACCATGATAAAGAGCATAGTGAATCAGATTCAGttgatattgatgatgaagagcCATTAG